The following are encoded together in the Vigna unguiculata cultivar IT97K-499-35 chromosome 2, ASM411807v1, whole genome shotgun sequence genome:
- the LOC114174223 gene encoding UPF0496 protein At4g34320-like codes for MGSHMSKKTHATSSGINFNTDMATELRSYETAWKLDSDLQSFDTTVQARANQVMNTLAVGVEVRSLSFESLKQVTECLLEMNQEVVKVILDCKKDIWKNQELFELVEEYFDNSLQTLDFCTALEKCLKRARDSQLLILVALQQFEEEIGLGEKRYTRTLQELKNFKAAGDPFTEEFFQMYQSIYNQQILMLEKLQVRQSKLDKKVKQIHTWRKVSSMIFVATVAAVLICSVVAAAIATPHVAAVLAAVTAIPIGSMGKWIDSLLKNYETVMRGQKEVTVAMQVGTYVAIKDLDNIRVLIDRLEIEIESLLQNVEFAIEEDAVKVAIEEIKKKLEVFMKNVEDLGGQADTCSRDIIRARTLVLQKIIKLPHT; via the coding sequence ATGGGGTCACATATGAGCAAGAAGACCCATGCAACATCATCCGGAATTAACTTCAATACTGATATGGCAACTGAACTGAGGTCATATGAGACTGCATGGAAACTTGACTCTGATTTGCAGTCCTTTGATACCACAGTTCAAGCTCGAGCGAATCAAGTCATGAATACTTTGGCAGTTGGAGTCGAGGTTCGGTCCCTTTCTTTTGAGTCTCTGAAACAAGTCACAGAGTGCCTTCTGGAAATGAATCAGGAAGTTGTGAAGGTGATCTTAGACTGCAAGAAAGATATATGGAAGAATCAAGAACTGTTTGAGCTTGTTGAGGAGTACTTTGATAACAGCTTGCAGACTCTAGATTTCTGCACTGCATTGGAGAAGTGCCTGAAACGAGCCAGGGATAGCCAATTGCTTATTCTTGTGGCCCTTCAACAGTTTGAAGAGGAAATCGGGTTGGGAGAGAAGCGCTACACCAGAACATTACAGGAACTGAAGAATTTCAAGGCAGCTGGTGACCCTTTCACTGAAGAATTCTTCCAAATGTATCAGTCTATTTACAATCAGCAGATACTCATGCTTGAGAAGTTGCAAGTGAGACAAAGCAAACTTGATAAGAAAGTGAAACAAATCCACACCTGGAGGAAGGTATCAAGCATGATATTTGTGGCTACAGTTGCTGCTGTGTTGATATGTTCAGTTGTGGCTGCAGCAATTGCTACGCCACATGTTGCAGCTGTTCTAGCTGCTGTTACTGCAATCCCAATTGGTTCAATGGGAAAGTGGATTGACTCATTGTTGAAGAACTATGAAACTGTCATGAGAGGACAGAAGGAAGTAACTGTCGCGATGCAAGTTGGAACCTATGTTGCTATAAAGGACTTGGACAACATTCGGGTCCTCATTGATCGGTTGGAAATTGAGATTGAATCTCTTTTGCAGAATGTGGAATTTGCCATTGAAGAGGATGCCGTGAAGGTTGCAATAGAGGAGATCAAGAAGAAGTTAGAAGTTTTTATGAAGAATGTTGAAGATTTAGGAGGGCAAGCTGATACTTGTAGCAGAGACATTATAAGAGCTAGAACTTTGGTTCTACAAAAAATCATAAAGCTTCCCCACACTTGA